The genomic region GCGACGACAACGAGGGGCGGCGGTTCGAGATCGTGGCCAGGTCGGCCGTACAGCGCAGCTCCGACCTTCCGATCGTCGACATCAATGGGATGATGGCGCGGCTTTCGCTCGCCCAGGGGCCGGTGACGCTCGCAGCCAATTTCGCCCGCTACAATCTCGACGAGCAGATGGTGAGGGTGGTTGGTCCGGTGCGGGCCACGGGACCCGACGGCTACCTTCTCAACACCAGCGACGTCACTGTGGATTTGAAGCAGCGAAGCGTCACCGGGACCGGCGGAGTGCAGGGGCGGATGAAGCTCGGGGAGTTCAGCGCAGGCCGTTTGACCGCCGATCTGGGCAATCGAACGGTGACCCTGGATCAGGGCGCTCGCTTGAAAATCGTGCAGGGGGCGGTCAGATGACGCGGATGAAGCCGACCTTGGTCCTATTCGCAGCCGCCGCCTTTGCCGGCGTCGCGGCGCTCGCCCAGGCGCAGGAGCCGGTTTCGGCCCTCAAGGGCCATGACGCCAACGCGCCCGTCGACGTCGTCGCGGATCGTATCGAGGTGCAGGACCGGGCGGATCGCGCGATTTTTTCCGGAAACGTCCACGTCACCCAGGGCGAGCTGACCCTCGACACGGTCCGGCTGACTGTCGCTTATGCGAGCGCGGGCGGAATCCAGATTCAGCGGCTCGACGCGAGCGGCGGGGTCGTCGTGAAGAGCCCGTCGGAAAATGCGCGTGGCGATTTCGCGGTGTATGATCTCGACCGAAAGCTGATCACTTTGGTCGGTAATGTCCGGCTGAACCGCGGCGAATCCCAAATCCTGGGGTCGAGGCTGGTGATCGACCTCAACTCGGGGCGCGCGGTGATCGACGGAGGCCCCGCCGGAGTTGCGCAAAGCGGCGGGCGAGTAAGGGGCCACTTCACCGTCCCCAAGCGCGGCAGCTAGCCGATGAACGAAGCGAGCGTCCTGGTTCGGCCCGGCGACCAGGCGGCGACGACGGACGTCGGTCTCGACGTGCGGTCGATCGCGAAGGCTTACGATCGCCGTGCGGTGCTTCACGACGTGTCGCTGGCGGTTCACCGGGGCGAAGTGGTGGGACTGCTCGGTCCCAACGGTGCCGGCAAGACGACCTGCTTTTACTCGGTGATGGGGCTGGTGAAGCCCGACGCGGGACGGATCTTCCTCGACGGCCAGGACATCACCGACCTGCCCATGTACCGGCGAGCAATCCTCGGCCTCGGCTATCTGCCGCAGGAAACGTCGATCTTTCGAGGGCTGACGGTCGAGCAGAATATCCTGTCGGTGCTCGAGGTGAGCGAGCCGGACGAGCAGGTCCGCAGCGACCGTCTCGAAAAGCTCCTGGGCGAATTCGGGCTCACTGCGCTTCGCGACAGCGCGGCGATGGCGCTTTCGGGCGGCGAACGGCGCCGGTGCGAGATCGCCCGGGCGCTTGCCGCCGACCCGTCGATCATGCTCCTCGACGAGCCGTTCGCCGGGATCGATCCCATCTCCATTTCCGACATCCGCGAGCTGGTCCGCGAACTCAAGCAGCGCGACATCGGCGTTCTCATCACCGACCACAATGTCCGCGAAACGCTCGACATCGTCGACCGCGCCTGCATCATCTACGATGGGCAGGTGCTGTTCCAGGGTACTCCGGAAGCACTTGTTGCAGACAGTGAGGTTCGCCGCCTGTACCTTGGCGAAAGCTTCGCCCTGTAGGAGTGCCTGTCGTGGGTCTCGGCCCGCAAATCCAACTTCGCCAATCGCAGCAGCTGGTCATGACTCCGCAGCTGACGCAGGCGATCAAGCTGCTGGCGCTGAGCAATCTCGAGCTGGAAGCGGCGATCGCCGAGGAAGTGGCGAAAAACCCGCTGCTGGAAGCGGGGCCGAGCGAGGACACCGAGGGTCCGCAGGAAGACATCGCCGAGGAGGCCGCAGCGCCGTCGCTGACCGACGAGCTCATCCCCGGAGGCGGCGGCGAGGACGACCGGCCGCTCGACTATGATTTCGAGAGCCAGGCGCTGGAGACCGACAGCTACACCGATGTGTCCGTGTCTGGCTCGGGCGACGAGTTCGACTTCGACCGGATCGAGGCCGTGGCGACGTCGCTGTCCGAGCACCTGCTCGCCCAGCTTCACGGTGCCTCGGGGCCGGACGCGGTCCTCGCGGAGATCATCATCGAGCAGCTCGATCCCAGCGGCTATCTGTCGACGCCGCTCGCCGATATCGCCGAGGATGCGGGGGCGAGCCTGGCCGAGGCCGAGCGGGCGTTGAGCATCGTCCAGGACCTGGATCCGCCCGGAGTGGGTGCACGGAGCCTGTCGGAATGCCTCGCGCTGCAGGCCAAGGCGGCCGACCGGTACGATCCGGCGATGGCGCGGCTGATCGACAATCTCGACCTGCTGGCCAAGGGCAGGATGAACGACCTGAGGCGGATCTGCGGCGTCGACGAAGAAGACCTTGCCGACATGGTTCGAGAACTTCGCGACTATGATCCGAAGCCGGGCACGCGCTTCGCCGAAGAAGGGACCGAGCAGGTCACGCCGGACGTCTTAGTCCGCCGGACCCGCGGCGGCTATTCGGTCGAGCTGAACACGGCGGCGCTTCCACGTCTGCTCATCAACCGCCGCTATTATCAGGAACTCAAGGCGGGACCTCAGGACAAGGCGTCGAAGGCCTGGCTGAGCGAATGCCTCGCCACCGCCAACTGGCTGGTGCGAGCTCTCGACCAGCGGGCGCGGACCATCGTCAAGGTCGTCTCGGAGATCGTGAAGACCCAGCAGGGTTTCTTCGAGCGGGGGCCGGAAGCGCTGAAACCGCTGACCCTTCGCCAGGTCGCGGACGCGATCGAGATGCACGAATCGACCGTCAGCCGGGTCACGTCGAACAAGTATCTGCTGTGCGACCGCGGTCTGTACGAGCTCAAATATTTCTTCCGGTCCGGAGTCGCTTCGAGCGACGGCGAGGGCGAAGGCGCGTCGGCGGAAGCGGTGAAGACGGCGATCCGCGACATCATCGAGCACGAGCACGAGATCCTCAGCGACGACGCCATCGCGGCGCTGCTCAAGCAGCGCGGGTTCGATTGCGCGCGGCGGACGGTGGTCAAGTATCGCGAGTCGATGAACATCGGGTCGTCGGTCCAGCGCCGCCGGCAGCGGAAGATCAGCGGCCTGGCCTAAAGAGTCAGGCGAGCCCAGATCGGCAGGTGATCGGACGCGGTTCGAGCGGCGGGGCTCATATGCACCCCGGCGGCGTCGATCCTCAGATCGTCGACGATGATCCGGTCGAGCGCCGCGACCGGGTGGCGCGAATGGAAGCTGGGACCGGTCGGGGCGATCCTGAATCCGTCGGGGAGCTCCTTCAGGCAGCCGCCCGCGATCCGCCATTCGTTGGTGTCGCCCATGATGACGGTCGGCATCTTTTGCGGCCGGTCGGCGATGGCTTCGAAGATCGCCTTGAGCTGGCGTCGCCGCCACAGCCCCGAAAGGTCGAGGTGCATTCCGACGACCCGGAGCGCCCTGTCTCCGGGAAACAGAAGCTCGGCCATCACCGCTCCGCGCGGCTCGAGCGTCGGAAGCTTGAGCGCCGAGCAGCCGAGAATGCCCACGTCATGCTTCACCAGCAGAGCGTTGCCGTGCCAGCCAATGTTGCGGGTATCGACCTTCAAGATTCGCTCGGCGTGGCGCCTGGCATTTTCGAGCGGCCTTTTGTGCCGGACTCCAAGGAGCACCGGCTTGTAGAGGCCGTGGGAGTCGATCAACTCGTGCGGAACCGCCGAGGCGCGTCCGCCGAACCGCCTGTCGGCCTCCTGGAGAGCGACGACGTCGGCGTGCATCTCCCTCAGCACCTGCAGCACGCGATGGGGATCGCGCCGCCGGTCGGTACCGATCGCCTTGCGCATATTATAGCTGGCGACGGTGATTGAACGGCCGGTCACGATTGCGCCAACACCGGACTGCTACCGCTGTTCCTCAAACGTCCAGATTGGCGACGCTGAGCGCATTCTCCTGGATGAACTCGCGGCGAGGCTCGACCACATCGCCCATCAGGCGCGTGAAGATCTCGTCGGCGACATCCGCCTGGGTGACCTCGACCCGCAGAAGCGAGCGGTTCGAGGGGTCGAGAGTCGTCTCCCACAATTGCTCGGCGTTCATTTCGCCAAGGCCCTTGTAGCGCTGGATGGAGAGGCCCTTGCGGCCGGCGGCGAGGACGGCGTCGAGGAGCTCCGACGGGCGGGTGACGGGAACGCTCTTCTTGTCCGTTTCGGCTTCGACCGGCTGCTCGTCCGGATCGGCGCCTTCGATCGGCTCGGGCTTCTCCTCCTCGGTGACGACAGCGCCCTTCTTGACCGTCCGCAGAACCAGCGGCTGGCTGTAGACGGCCGCTTCCTCGGCAGCGAGGCCGTGGAGCTTGCGGCCCTCGGCCGAAGCCAGGAACGCTTTCTCGATCACGAAGACGTCGGTCACTCCGCGCCACAGACGGCGAAGCAGATAGCCGCCGTCCTCGCTGCTCTCGCCCGTCCAGGCGGCCTCCAGATCGCCGCGACCGAGCCAGTCTGCGACCTTGGCGATGGCGGCGTCGCGGCCCGCCCTGTCGAGGTTGGGCTTGAGGGCGCCGTTGAGTGCGAGGCCTTCGAGGAGCGCGCTGTCATATTTGCGCGGGGCGTAGCGCATCAGGGTCCGAACGCGGCGGGCGTGGTCGACCAAGGCGCGGAGGTCGCCGCCCGAGCGCTGCCCTTCGCCGGTGTCGAGCACCAGCCCGTCGAGCCCTGCGTTGACCAGATATTCGTCGAGCGCCGCGTCGTCCTTCAGATAGACTTCCGAGCGGCCGCGGCTGACCTTGTAGAGCGGAGGCTGGGCGATCAGCAGGTGCCCGGCTTCGATCAGCTCCGGCATCTGCCGGTAGAAGAAGGTCAGGAGCAGAGTGCGGATGTGGGCGCCGTCGACGTCGGCGTCCGTCATGATGACGATCTTGTGATAGCGCAGCTTCTCGAGGTTGAATTCCTCGCGGCCGATGCCGGTGCCGAGCGCCTGGATCATCGTCCCGATCTCACGGCTCGACAGCATGCGGTCGAAGCGAGCGCGCTCGACGTTTAGGATCTTGCCTCGAAGCGGGAGGATCGCCTGGAACTTGCTGTCGCGGCCCTGCTTGGCCGAGCCGCCGGCGCTGTCGCCCTCGACCAGGAACAGCTCAGACTTGGCGGGGTCGCGCTCCGAGCAGTCGTGGAGCTTGCCCGGAAGCGAGGCGACTCCCATCACCGACTTGCGGCTCGCCTCGCGCGCCTTTCGGGCGGCTTCGCGGGCAGCGGCGGCGTCGATGATCTTCTGGACGATGGTGCGTGCGTGGGCCGGATTTTCCTCGAGCCATTCGGCAAGCTTGTCGGCCATCAGGCTTTCTAGCGGCTGGCGCACTTCGGAACTGACCAGCTTGTCCTTGGTCTGGCTTCCGAACTTGGGGTCGGGAAGCTTGACCGAGACGATCGCGGTCAGGCCTTCGCGCATGTCCTCGCCGGCGAGCGAGATCTTCTCGCGCTTCAGCGCTCCGGATTGCTCCGAATAATTGTTCAGCGTGCGCGTCAGCGCGGCCCGGAATGCGGAGAGGTGGGTGCCGCCGTCGCGCTGCGGGATGTTGTTGGTGAAGGCGAGGACGTTCTCGTAATAGCTGTCGTTCCATTCCAGGGCGACGTCGATGCCGACATCGTCGCGCTGGCCGTGGATGGCGATCGGCTCCGGGATCAGCGGGGCCTTGGCGCGGTCGAGATATTGGACGAACGCGGCGATCCCGCCTTCGTAGTGCATCTCGACGGACTTGGGCTCGTCGTGCCGTTCGTCCCTAAGCTCCAGCCGGACGCCCGAGTTCAGGAAAGCGAGCTCGCGGAAGCGGTGCTCGAGCCGGTCGAAGTCGAAATCGATGATCTTGAACGTGTCGGAGCTGGGCAGGAAGGTGACCCTTGTGCCGCGCTTGTCGGTCTTGCCGACGACCTTGAGCGGCTTTTCCGCGACTCCGTGGCGGAAGCGCATGAAATGCTCCTCGCCGTCGCGCCAGATGGTGAGCTCGAGCCATT from Sphingomonas anseongensis harbors:
- the lptB gene encoding LPS export ABC transporter ATP-binding protein, whose amino-acid sequence is MNEASVLVRPGDQAATTDVGLDVRSIAKAYDRRAVLHDVSLAVHRGEVVGLLGPNGAGKTTCFYSVMGLVKPDAGRIFLDGQDITDLPMYRRAILGLGYLPQETSIFRGLTVEQNILSVLEVSEPDEQVRSDRLEKLLGEFGLTALRDSAAMALSGGERRRCEIARALAADPSIMLLDEPFAGIDPISISDIRELVRELKQRDIGVLITDHNVRETLDIVDRACIIYDGQVLFQGTPEALVADSEVRRLYLGESFAL
- the rpoN gene encoding RNA polymerase factor sigma-54, translated to MGLGPQIQLRQSQQLVMTPQLTQAIKLLALSNLELEAAIAEEVAKNPLLEAGPSEDTEGPQEDIAEEAAAPSLTDELIPGGGGEDDRPLDYDFESQALETDSYTDVSVSGSGDEFDFDRIEAVATSLSEHLLAQLHGASGPDAVLAEIIIEQLDPSGYLSTPLADIAEDAGASLAEAERALSIVQDLDPPGVGARSLSECLALQAKAADRYDPAMARLIDNLDLLAKGRMNDLRRICGVDEEDLADMVRELRDYDPKPGTRFAEEGTEQVTPDVLVRRTRGGYSVELNTAALPRLLINRRYYQELKAGPQDKASKAWLSECLATANWLVRALDQRARTIVKVVSEIVKTQQGFFERGPEALKPLTLRQVADAIEMHESTVSRVTSNKYLLCDRGLYELKYFFRSGVASSDGEGEGASAEAVKTAIRDIIEHEHEILSDDAIAALLKQRGFDCARRTVVKYRESMNIGSSVQRRRQRKISGLA
- the gyrB gene encoding DNA topoisomerase (ATP-hydrolyzing) subunit B, translated to MATDPNQNSYGAESIKVLKGLDAVRKRPGMYIGDTDDGSGLHHMVFEVSDNAIDEALAGHCDRILITLNADGSVSVEDNGRGIPTGIHKEEGVSAAEVIMTQLHAGGKFENTSDDNAYKVSGGLHGVGVSVVNALSEWLELTIWRDGEEHFMRFRHGVAEKPLKVVGKTDKRGTRVTFLPSSDTFKIIDFDFDRLEHRFRELAFLNSGVRLELRDERHDEPKSVEMHYEGGIAAFVQYLDRAKAPLIPEPIAIHGQRDDVGIDVALEWNDSYYENVLAFTNNIPQRDGGTHLSAFRAALTRTLNNYSEQSGALKREKISLAGEDMREGLTAIVSVKLPDPKFGSQTKDKLVSSEVRQPLESLMADKLAEWLEENPAHARTIVQKIIDAAAAREAARKAREASRKSVMGVASLPGKLHDCSERDPAKSELFLVEGDSAGGSAKQGRDSKFQAILPLRGKILNVERARFDRMLSSREIGTMIQALGTGIGREEFNLEKLRYHKIVIMTDADVDGAHIRTLLLTFFYRQMPELIEAGHLLIAQPPLYKVSRGRSEVYLKDDAALDEYLVNAGLDGLVLDTGEGQRSGGDLRALVDHARRVRTLMRYAPRKYDSALLEGLALNGALKPNLDRAGRDAAIAKVADWLGRGDLEAAWTGESSEDGGYLLRRLWRGVTDVFVIEKAFLASAEGRKLHGLAAEEAAVYSQPLVLRTVKKGAVVTEEEKPEPIEGADPDEQPVEAETDKKSVPVTRPSELLDAVLAAGRKGLSIQRYKGLGEMNAEQLWETTLDPSNRSLLRVEVTQADVADEIFTRLMGDVVEPRREFIQENALSVANLDV
- the lptC gene encoding LPS export ABC transporter periplasmic protein LptC codes for the protein MSEAADRGREARQHWAVPGSQHDRVIRIAKIGLPAAVGVLIVFLALAPLDKNGDVSFILDKNKVDNAPERMRVDVARYTGDDNEGRRFEIVARSAVQRSSDLPIVDINGMMARLSLAQGPVTLAANFARYNLDEQMVRVVGPVRATGPDGYLLNTSDVTVDLKQRSVTGTGGVQGRMKLGEFSAGRLTADLGNRTVTLDQGARLKIVQGAVR
- a CDS encoding endonuclease/exonuclease/phosphatase family protein, with amino-acid sequence MTGRSITVASYNMRKAIGTDRRRDPHRVLQVLREMHADVVALQEADRRFGGRASAVPHELIDSHGLYKPVLLGVRHKRPLENARRHAERILKVDTRNIGWHGNALLVKHDVGILGCSALKLPTLEPRGAVMAELLFPGDRALRVVGMHLDLSGLWRRRQLKAIFEAIADRPQKMPTVIMGDTNEWRIAGGCLKELPDGFRIAPTGPSFHSRHPVAALDRIIVDDLRIDAAGVHMSPAARTASDHLPIWARLTL
- a CDS encoding LptA/OstA family protein gives rise to the protein MKPTLVLFAAAAFAGVAALAQAQEPVSALKGHDANAPVDVVADRIEVQDRADRAIFSGNVHVTQGELTLDTVRLTVAYASAGGIQIQRLDASGGVVVKSPSENARGDFAVYDLDRKLITLVGNVRLNRGESQILGSRLVIDLNSGRAVIDGGPAGVAQSGGRVRGHFTVPKRGS